A window of Trichoderma atroviride chromosome 3, complete sequence contains these coding sequences:
- a CDS encoding uncharacterized protein (EggNog:ENOG41~TransMembrane:4 (i47-65o71-91i155-174o180-203i)), producing MASSARLRRTFQYPNDSDSDSPEAMDEQEQDSLIQTLASQNASQNETLARTLLALPLLSLIAYIRPLLNPATTSFAIFCTTSLLATAFLLYRLPPAQTGILIIDAWASGNGSARGRGRSSAASSLSSGLRSSRNSLGGLLGRGVMETRSPLEKTLPYLNLGLVTLLILMGLVRGDERGGGFGWVSMGNIPGLVYSVVLTAKIVMAGVDPERDLGSLRYGYKGA from the exons ATGGCATCCTCCGCCCGTCTAAGACGGACGTTTCAATACCCCAACGACTCCGACTCAGACTCTCCCGAAGCCATGGACGAGCAAG AACAAGACAGCCTCATCCAAACCCTCGCCTCCCAAAACGCCTCCCAAAACGAAACCCTCGCCCGCACCCTCCTCGCCCTGCCGctcctctccctcatcgCCTACATCCGCCCGCTGCTCAACCCCGCCACCACTtcctttgccatcttctgcacAACATCCCTCCTCGCGACGGCCTTTCTGCTCTACCGCCTGCCGCCCGCGCAGACGGGCATTCTCATAATCGACGCCTGGGCCAGCGGTAATGGTAGTGCtagaggaagaggcagatcGTCTGCTGCGAGCAGTCTTAGCAGTGGATTGCGGTCGTCGCGTAATTCACTCGGTGGTCTTCTTGGTCGTGGGGTCATGGAGACGCGGTCCCCGTTGGAAAAGACCTTGCCCTATTTGAACTTGGGTCTCGTCACTTTATTAATACTCATGGGATTGGTGAGAGGCGATGAGAGGGGCGGTGGCTTTGGCTGGGTCAGCATGGGCAATATTCCTGGCCTCGTCTATTCCGTTGTCCTGACGGCCAAGATTGTCATGGCCGGCGTGGACCCCGAGAGAGATCTAGGGAGCCTCAGGTACGGGTATAAAGGTGCTTGA
- a CDS encoding uncharacterized protein (BUSCO:EOG092D3I4P), whose protein sequence is MSHCHDEHDHGHGHDHGEHDHSDDITPALQSSLYEQINFDEITTLNEARRDAGKAIVKKTWAERLSQDPELESDADEQLLMTVPFTAQIKLHSILIRTSPALSAPKTLHLYINRDDIDFAAAEESTPVQVLELSQTSEVQEIPVKRSAFGSVQRLVLFFVDNFGDGDEDVSRISYLGFKGEWTRLGKAPTNIIYEAAAQPGDHKVKGTNPTIQSSSRNSIAQKPSSPEGNPPPIHTIDKQHRPPMPPRIPIRVALPRFAAINRSPSLLLPHIPQRGIKYGWSTAPPRSKHKRFNQPSAGLPALTTGPAAALKRRENTTPLRSGVLAVKKGMTSIFQGKTRVVCTVLQMDQVQVVANKTREKHGYWAVQIGLGARQGRNVTSPMLGYYEAKGIAPKAELAEFKVRDQEGLLPVGAQLLPDWFQLGQHVDVRARSRGMGFAGGMKRHGFAGQEASHGNSKNHRTIGSTGPSQGGGSRVIPGKKMPGRMGNEFRTVQNLKVLKVDNELGVVLVSGPIPGPKGRIVRLQDSKKRKAPALPYRVKALEQLDERQPGLQEKLEQARLRHLEMQAQRQAHVAEV, encoded by the exons aTGTCTCACTGCCACGACGAGCATgaccacggccacggccacgatCACGGCGAGCACGACCACTCCGACGACATCACGCCCGCGCTGCAGTCCTCGCTGTACGAGCAGATCAACTTTGACGAAATAACGACACTCAACGAGGCGCGCAGAGACGCCGGCAAGGCCATTGTCAAGAAGACGTGGGCGGAGCGGCTGAGCCAGGATCCGGAGCTGGAGAGTGACGCTGATGAGCAGCTTCTCATGACGGTGCC ATTCACCGCCCAAATCAAGCTGCACTCCATCCTCATCCGCACATCACCCGCCCTCTCAGCCCCCAAGACGCTGCACCTCTACATCAACCGCGACGACATCGacttcgccgccgccgaggagtCCACGCCGGTGCAAGTCCTGGAGCTGTCGCAGACCTCTGAGGTCCAGGAAATCCCCGTCAAGCGCTCTGCGTTTGGCAGCGTCCAGCGGCTGGTGCTGTTTTTCGTGGACAActttggcgacggcgacgaggacgTGTCGCGGATCAGCTACTTGGGCTTCAAGGGCGAGTGGACGAGGCTGGGCAAGGCGCCGACGAATATCATCTATGAGGCGGCTGCGCAGCCGGGGGATCACAAGGTGAAGGGGACGAAT CCCACTATCCAAAGTTCAAGCCGCAACTCGATCGCCCAAAAACCTTCCAGCCCAGAGGGCAACCCACCACCAATTCACACAATAGACAAACAGCACAGGCCCCCAATGCCTCCCAGGATACCCATCCGAGTGGCGCTGCCACGCTTCGCCGCAATCAACCGCTCGCCCTCGCTCCTCCTCCCGCACATCCCCCAGCGCGGCATCAAGTACGGCTGGTCGACGGCACCGCCGCGGTCCAAGCACAAGCGCTTCAACCAGCCCAGCGCCGGGCTCCCCGCGCTGACGACGGGCCCGGCCGCCGCCCTGAAGCGCCGCGAGAACACGACGCCGCTGCGCTCGGGCGTGCTGGCCGTCAAGAAGGGCATGACGAGCATCTTCCAGGGCAAGACGCGCGTGGTGTGCACGGTGCTGCAGATGGATCAGGTGCAGGTGGTTGCGAACAAGACGCGCGAGAAGCACGGCTACTGGGCGGTGCAGATTGGCCTCGGGGCCAGGCAGGGGCGCAACGTGACGAGCCCGATGCTGGGATACTACGAGGCAAAGGGCATTGCGcccaaggccgagctggccGAGTTCAAGGTCCGCGATCAGGAGGGGCTGCTTCCCGTGGGcgcccagctgctgccggACTGGTTCCAGCTGGGGCAGCATGTCGATGTGCGGGCCCGGTCACGAGGAATGGGCTTCGCCGGAGGTATGAAGCGTCACGGATTCGCCGGCCAGGAAGCCTCGCACGGTAACTCCAAGAACCACCGAACGATTGGCTCAACGGGTCCCTCGCAGGGTGGTGGTAGCCGAGTCATCCCCGGCAAGAAGATGCCCGGCCGCATGGGCAACGAGTTCCGGACGGTGCAGAACCTGAAAGTGCTCAAGGTGGACAACGAGCTGGGCGTGGTGCTGGTCAGCGGGCCGATCCCCGGGCCAAAGGGCCGCATTGTGCGGCTGCAGGAttcgaagaagagaaaggcccCTGCGCTGCCGTACAGAGTAAAGGCGttggagcagctggatgAGAGACAGCCTGGCTtgcaggagaagctggagcaggcgaggctgaggcacTTGGAGATGCAGGCTCAGCGCCAGGCACATGTTGCGGAGGTGTAA
- a CDS encoding uncharacterized protein (EggNog:ENOG41~TransMembrane:1 (o213-235i)) has protein sequence MASTDPPQDSSAPPAENAAPSSTAPPPQQSTTAPPDQPPTSSAPPPPPPSSTPSPTPSSTPSDPPSSTPSSTPPPESSTSAPPPPSSSSTTEPPPSTTPSSSSSPSSTPDSSTSSSTTSEQSSTTAPPSTTPPPTSSSSSSSPSSETTTPPSSTDVTVSVSGTDGSTVNVVVTHTRTPTDSPSGVTTSSTSTATPNGVAGKDSGGGLDSKAKVAIGVVVPIVAIAILAVIGLFFWKKTRARRQAEAERRKEVEDYAYNPNADPTIPVVGMSGGDSYEMREEESVGYRGWGSTTLAGGSTGRKASTTISGATNQGYSDVSPPRGNMSDAALIDNQEGEILGAMGPAAANNRGDVRRGASNASSSYSAGRSDGSEGAVGVAYGGGGGYYDQYGSSPYEAGYGNPGDNMPAPPIIRDNPARRSARVENPGHFPQQSAGISQNF, from the coding sequence ATGGCCTCAACCGATCCACCACAGGATTCGTCCGCACCACCGGCGGAAAACGCAGCGCCCAGTTCCACGGCTCCTCCGCCCCAGCAATCGACAACGGCGCCTCCCGATCAACCGCCAACGTCGAGCgcaccacctccaccaccaccatcgtcgactccatcgccgacgccatcatcaaccccGTCTGATCCCCCGAGCTCGACTCCGTCTTCTACTCCTCCGCCAGAGAGCTCGACTTCTGCGCCTCCTCCCccgtcctcatcttcgactaccgagccgccgccgtcgacaACCCCATCGAGCTCATCgtcaccatcttcaacgccggACTCGTCTACTTCTTCCAGCACAACGTCGGAGCAATCATCCACCACTGCCCCTCCTTCAACGACGCCACCAccgacctcttcttcttcttcttctagtCCGTCATCAGAAACCACAACTCCGCCGTCATCTACCGATGTCACTGTTTCTGTCTCGGGCACCGATGGCTCTACCGTCAATGTCGTCGTGACACACACCAGGACGCCTACAGACTCCCCAAGTGGGGTGACTACCTCTTCCACCTCTACGGCAACCCCGAATGGCGTTGCTGGCAAggacagcggcggcggtctTGATTCAAAGGCCAAGGTGGCCATTGGTGTGGTCGTCCccattgttgccattgctATTTTGGCAGtcattggccttttcttctggAAAAAGACTCGCGCGCGTCGtcaagcagaggcagagcgcCGCAAGGAAGTCGAAGACTATGCTTACAATCCCAATGCCGATCCCACAATTCCGGTTGTTGGCATGTCTGGTGGAGACTCTTATGAGATGAGGGAAGAGGAATCTGTGGGATATCGTGGCTGGGGATCGACTACTCTTGCTGGCGGCTCAACGGGCCGCAAGGCTTCTACAACGATATCCGGCGCCACCAACCAGGGATACTCTGACGTTTCGCCTCCTCGCGGCAACATGTCTGACGCTGCACTGATTGACAACCAGGAGGGAGAGATTCTCGGTGCCATGGGTCCCGCAGCCGCAAACAACCGAGGTGACGTTAGACGAGGAGCCTCCAATGCGTCTTCTTCATACAGCGCTGGGCGATCAGACGGCTCCGAGGGGGCCGTGGGCGTGGCttatggcggcggcggcggctatTACGATCAGTATGGCTCCAGCCCGTATGAGGCTGGCTATGGCAATCCTGGCGACAACATGCCCGCTCCACCCATCATCCGCGATAATCCTGCACGACGCAGCGCGCGCGTTGAAAATCCTGGCCACTTCCCGCAGCAGAGCGCTGGTATTTCCCAGAATTTCTAG
- a CDS encoding uncharacterized protein (EggNog:ENOG41~TransMembrane:1 (o72-92i)), with the protein MSFIRARGVNPATAGFVARDAQVSGMGSRMNLRRSLESIGSLLRRSSSSSTCTATDATNTCEKPVGPSDSTLAIVLGIIIPVAVAVVVLFFLHRRNMRRDKLEELNDPTKDLDFGLGNASSKKRKSMFGGVEKAAHKGGLSMDMNLSSPYLLPPGNTGSRESIHSDVGSVRSFKTTDSGRRPPKSSALAMPPTTPRGHSEEKENPFATPTAPMPTHQPPPSAAQVHDVMVPVQPIVPEIETVAPVDVFNADEFEVPDIPAPAPAALRLDGSRSPNMEPSSARSSAYTDNGRASHVSPADIPQILSPGQPTHQDAHAHEEEQPRGRPLSRLPEPHQGGGLGVPQNNGNKRLSVGFRPLPPSEAMESDDPEIRANRIRSFYKEYFDDSNEAPPPMPQAPKHLQQQQQQQQQQPKPQGQGGPDYYEDYDQGYLEAAAYYDADTNAFVMPYAQPVTRRAMTPPPSNRQGAPRGGSRGPGPRFRGANGNGGTFSPGPGGRPRAGSAFGPRPDSSASGAWARQNQPKKNLPPPAALTTLPTPAKLGDDSFAIFNAADFAPPSSIRDNVAGRSQSPFGERKAFLQPPTAATPLATAFEDLTPLPSPHLLRKSSTFTGLDFAPPKKFRDPEVASDAGSIRSNKSGISQTQLNAIRSGAGRISRLPGDTVFTTAAMDDQLKPSWTLRP; encoded by the exons ATGAGCTTCATACGAGCTCGAGGAGTTAACCCGGCCACGGCTGGGTTCGTTGCGCGTGACGCACAAGTTTCTGGGATGGGATCGCGAATGAACCTGCGCCGAAGCCTCGAGTCCATTGGATCCCTGCTGCGTAGatcgagctcgagctcgacCTGTACCGCGACGGATGCCACCAACACTTGCGAGAAGCCAGTTGGACCATCGGACTCGACGCTCGCCATCGTCCTGGGAATCAT TATTCCGGTCGCTGTGGCCGTCGTTGTCTTGTTTTTCCTCCACCGCAGGAACATGCGCCGAGACaagctggaagagctcaacGATCCTACCAAGGACCTGGATTTTGGGTTGGGAAATGCTTCCtccaagaagcgaaagagCATGTTTGGCGGAGTTGAAAAAGCCGCGCACAAGGGTGGACTCTCCATGGACATGAACCTCTCGTCACCGTATCTTCTTCCGCCGGGCAACACTGGATCTCGCGAATCTATTCACTC TGATGTTGGCTCGGTCCGATCCTTCAAGACGACCGACAGTGGAAGACGCCCGCCCAAGTCCAGTGCCCTCGCCATGCCTCCGACCACGCCGCGAGGCCATtcggaagagaaggagaaccCCTTTGCTACTCCCACCGCTCCTATGCCTACGCACCAGCCTCCTCCCAGTGCCGCCCAGGTCCACGACGTCATGGTTCCCGTCCAGCCAATTGTCCCGGAAATCGAAACCGTTGCCCCTGTCGACGTCTTCAACGCCGACGAATTCGAAGTGCCCGATATCCCGGCCCCTGCTCCCGCTGCTCTGAGGCTCGACGGCTCCCGAAGCCCCAACATGGAACCGAGCTCGGCGCGTTCATCTGCTTATACCGATAATGGCCGTGCCTCGCACGTCAGCCCAGCTGACATCCCCCAGATTCTCTCTCCCGGACAACCCACTCACCAGGATGCCCACGCACATGAGGAAGAGCAACCCCGTGGCCGACCCCTCTCCCGACTTCCTGAGCCTCACCAGGGTGGTGGTCTCGGCGTTCCTCAAAACAACGGCAACAAGCGACTCTCTGTGGGATTCAGGCCTCTGCCTCCTAGCGAAGCCATGGAATCTGACGACCCTGAAATCCGCGCCAACCGTATTCGATCTTTCTACAAGGAGTACTTTGATGATTCTAACGAAGCGCCCCCTCCTATGCCCCAAGCACCCAAGCAcctgcaacagcagcagcagcagcagcagcagcagcctaagcCTCAGGGACAGGGCGGTCCCGATTACTATGAAGACTATGATCAAGGTTACCTAGAGGCAGCTGCTTACTATGACGCCGACACCAACGCCTTTGTTATGCCCTATGCCCAGCCTGTTACCCGTCGTGCCATGACTCCACCTCCCAGTAACCGTCAAGGTGCTCCGAGGGGCGGCTCGCGTGGCCCCGGCCCGCGCTTCCGCGGTGCTAATGGAAATGGCGGAACCTTCTCTCCCGGCCCTGGTGGACGTCCTCGCGCTGGATCGGCCTTTGGTCCAAGACCGGATTCCTCCGCATCTGGCGCATGGGCTCGCCAAAAccagccaaagaagaacTTGCCTCCTCCGGCTGCTTTAACCACGCTGCCAACGCCAGCTAAGCTCGGTGACGATTctttcgccatcttcaacgccgctGATTTTGCTCCCCCGTCAAGCATCAGGGATAATGTTGCCggccgcagccaaagcccCTTTGGCGAGCGAAAGGCCTTCCTGCAGCCACCAACTGCAGCCACACCACTGGCGACTGCTTTTGAAGATCTAACACCTTTGCCCAGCCC ACACTTGCTCCGAAAATCCAGCACCTTCACCGGCCTGGATTTCGCCCCTCCCAAGAAGTTCAGAGATCCCGAAGTTGCCAGCGACGCAGGCAGCATCAGGAGTAACAAGAGCGGCATCTCTCAGACGCAGCTCAATGCCATCCGCAGTGGAGCAGGCCGCATCAGTCGCCTTCCAGGTGACACAGTTTTCACGACAGCTGCCATGGACGACCAGCTGAAGCCCTCATGGACGCTGCGACCTTAG
- a CDS encoding uncharacterized protein (BUSCO:EOG092D3M3Y), with the protein MSAPADTSKVTDSGAESPTTAQPLDMSDDEVQESGITGDGTVSPMLGSRQSSEGPAPPPKPPRPMTEAQKNQITLKEAFPTVDDNVIKAILRASGGQVEPAFNALLEMTDPDAVQNEPQEVPPQQPPRPSRSQIEADELYARQLAEHYDNVGAYEARTSNRGGNGRTRSQPGFDEDEREHSFLDDDLPIIRENLRQGFVETQSKVNGWISMMKKKIEENFDESEDAGRSDGPQYRHGGPSNRSTDYDADPQVLSDDFAGMKFSSDGTPAHNIRPMANTGVYRPPPSHSPRADGRRVGFKDEPEEIKMYDASPKLSPKGETPAATGAKASKWQPLSSVEPDPITDNDPFSLGDSEDEGETKEKPKDGKLDDAERLKKAAAEAMADSLVDPAKEGDSSAKKS; encoded by the exons ATGTCGGCTCCTGCAGATACG AGCAAAGTGACAGATTCAGGCGCTGAATCGCCAACCACAGCGCAACCTCTTGACATGTCAGATGATGAGGTGCAGGAATCCGGAATAACAGGAGACGGCACCGTATCACCAATGCTTGGATCAAGGCAAAGCTCAGAGGGCCCGGCCCCTCCACCAAAGCCTCCGCGCCCCATGACCGAGGCGCAGAAGAACCAAATCACTCTGAAGGAGGCGTTCCCAACAGTGGATGACAATGTCATTAAAGCCATCTTGAGAGCAAGCGGAGGCCAGGTCGAGCCCGCCTTCAACGCTCTGCTAG AAATGACCGACCCAGACGCCGTTCAGAACGAGCCGCAAGAAGTTCCgccccagcagccgccaaGGCCTTCGCGATCCCAGATTGAAGCAGATGAGCTATATGCGCGCCAGTTGGCAGAGCACTACGATAATGTCGGTGCCTACGAAGCTCGCACTTCCAACCGTGGCGGTAACGGGCGCACAAGATCGCAGCCTGGCttcgatgaagacgagcgAGAGCACAGCTTTTTAGATGACGATCTCCCCATCATCCGCGAGAACCTCCGACAAGGATTCGTGGAGACCCAGTCCAAGGTCAACGGCTGGATTagcatgatgaagaagaagattgaggagaATTTTGACGAGAGTGAGGATGCTGGCCGCAGTGATGGACCTCAGTACCGCCATGGTGGGCCTAGCAACAGGAGCACGGACTATGACGCAGATCCGCAGGTGCTCAGCGATGATTTCGCTGGCATGAAGTTCTCATCGGACGGTA CCCCTGCTCACAACATCCGACCAATGGCGAATACCGGCGTTTATAGACCACCTCCTTCACATTCACCTCGAGCAGACGGCCGAAGAGTGGGATTCAAGGACGAACCTGAAGAGATTAAGATGTATGATGCTTCGCCAAAACTGTCTCCCAAGGGTGAGACCCCGGCAGCGACAGGGGCCAAGGCAAGCAAATGGCAACCGCTCTCCAGCGTGGAGCCAGATCCGATCACCGATAACGATCCTTTCAGCTTGGGAGACAGCGAAGACGAGGGagagacaaaggagaagcCGAAAGATGGCAAGTTGGACGATGCCGAGCGGTTGAAaaaggctgctgccgagGCGATGGCGGATAGCCTGGTCGATCCAGCGAAAGAAGGAGACTCAAGCGCGAAGAAGAGCTGA
- a CDS encoding uncharacterized protein (TransMembrane:1 (i73-90o)), translating into MISQIARRRLLAVASRRVGSRCSANSRAAAQRRTVTTTTTPAPKPGDGPLMSRRADRELPDVGEVSNGWRRTFPIFVLLVAVSSVAIFNYQKTSSPIIASTLYALRTSPKGNALLGDEIYFKHQIPWISGQMNQVKGRIDVSFSVKGSKASGVMRFASHRPSSKSLFKTTAWSLTLEDGTVVDLLDGEDPFRGLLGGESEGDLGLLSEEDVAELQTKGFRQQGGAQPVRE; encoded by the exons ATGATATCACAAATTGCGAGGAGGAGGTTGCTGGCCGTGGCTTCTCGACGGGTcggcagcagatgcagcgcCAATTCGCGTGCGGCAGCGCAGAGGCGGAcagtgacgacgacgacgacgcctgCGCCAAAGCCCGGCGATGGGCCGCTGATGTCGAGACGAGCCGATCGTGAATTGCCTG ACGTCGGCGAAGTCTCCAACGGCTGGCGCCGCACCTTTcccatcttcgtcctcctcgtGGCCGTCAGCTCCGTCGCAATCTTCAACTACCAAAAGACGTCGTCGCCCATCATCGCCTCGACGCTGTACGCGCTGCGCACGTCCCCCAAGGGCAACGCCCTGCTCGGCGACGAAATCTACTTCAAGCACCAGATCCCCTGGATCAGCGGCCAGATGAACCAGGTCAAGGGCCGCATCGACGTCAGCTTCAGCGTCAAGGGCTCAAAGGCCTCGGGCGTGATGCGCTTCGCGAGCCACCGGCCCTCGAGCAAGTCGCTGTTCAAGACGACGGCGTGGAGCCTGACGCTGGAGGACGGCACGGTGGTGGACTTGCTGGATGGCGAGGATCCGTTTAGGGGGCTGCTCGGGGGCGAGAGTGAGGGTGACTTGGGGCTGTTGTCGGAGGAGGATGTGGCGGAGTTGCAGACCAAGGGGTTTAGACAGCAGGGGGGCGCTCAACCGGTGAGAGAATGA